Proteins from one Listeria weihenstephanensis genomic window:
- a CDS encoding choloylglycine hydrolase family protein: protein MCTSFVLETLDGKHVLSRTMDFAFILEANPTVSPRNYAWESSTDGVNYTNEYAFVGAGRELDKYIFADGLNEKGLSCASLYLPGEAVYAPEAVDGKINLAPQEFLLWMLGTCATIEDVEAKLADINLVDQPVALLGITTPLHWIFTDKSGRCAVIEPTETTLRIKENPVGVMTNTPRLEWHIENLRNYTGLQAQQLAPVKFGDYIAKPFSQGTGTSKLPGGFTPPERFVRAAFLKENVVPAKNEEEAITNVWYILNSVRIPNGAVIKENGDPDFTQYVASMCSESKTYYFTSYENNQINSVTLTDALLENTKEPITYVVETTQNVNKLV from the coding sequence ATGTGCACAAGCTTTGTATTAGAAACGTTGGATGGGAAACATGTATTATCAAGAACGATGGATTTCGCTTTTATCTTGGAGGCGAATCCGACGGTGAGCCCGAGGAATTATGCGTGGGAATCTTCGACAGATGGCGTGAATTACACGAATGAGTATGCGTTTGTTGGTGCTGGCAGAGAGTTAGATAAGTACATTTTCGCAGACGGGTTAAATGAGAAGGGCTTGAGTTGTGCGTCCCTTTATCTGCCAGGCGAAGCGGTTTACGCGCCGGAAGCGGTGGATGGGAAAATTAATTTGGCACCGCAGGAATTCTTACTTTGGATGTTAGGTACGTGTGCGACGATTGAGGATGTGGAAGCGAAGTTAGCGGACATTAACTTGGTGGATCAACCGGTTGCGTTACTCGGGATTACGACGCCGTTACATTGGATTTTCACCGATAAGAGTGGACGCTGCGCGGTGATTGAGCCGACGGAAACGACGCTACGTATCAAGGAAAACCCAGTTGGCGTCATGACAAACACGCCGCGTCTCGAATGGCATATTGAGAACTTGCGCAACTACACAGGTTTACAAGCGCAACAACTAGCACCAGTGAAATTCGGAGATTACATCGCGAAACCTTTCTCACAAGGAACGGGGACAAGTAAATTACCAGGTGGATTCACGCCTCCAGAACGTTTTGTCCGCGCAGCATTCCTGAAAGAAAACGTGGTTCCAGCGAAAAATGAGGAAGAAGCAATCACGAATGTGTGGTACATCTTGAATAGTGTCCGCATCCCGAACGGCGCGGTGATTAAAGAAAACGGCGACCCAGATTTCACGCAATATGTGGCATCGATGTGTTCGGAAAGTAAGACGTACTACTTCACTTCCTACGAAAATAATCAAATCAATAGCGTCACGTTGACGGATGCCCTTTTAGAAAATACGAAAGAACCGATTACCTATGTGGTTGAAACGACGCAAAATGTGAACAAGTTAGTCTAA
- a CDS encoding helix-turn-helix domain-containing protein, protein MKNDIYRAIDQSTTNSMMILRMISEESRWYTVNELSERLDMIPRTVQRYLVDLLEKVDGYQDDKIQLHTAKNKGVFLEITAGADVVGFELYLLEDNVTFMLMKAVFFEEFTSVKRFAMDNFLSETTVRRTLKTFQELLEPYGISLKRETYELVGTETQIRMFAYSVFWRIYRGALWPFDIVDQETIEDATERVSTSLRLNLTHVQKNQIGYILAINIIRIRKRHTVDMNPNWKNYLDLDNDFKRLNKMKAVFESLNIQKEGEIYFFYLLMETRPKLYENSELAQRIMAPHQKNESDIYLATEALMRDFSSEIIDIPEKKKETFFNNSFCAHLFCTLFKRFSVDINGYEYLHRVAEYYPNLFGKLDELLDKLYEETQNELFLEKQFLLTRYALLFSSIKPLTYFEEQVQIVLDTDLPKLAENNLRHQIDDTLKYRYKVHFLNKNSAHQADVILTTISTPMMMEQYHRGKILYIGPELSARDFANISNIVIETMGNK, encoded by the coding sequence TTGAAAAACGATATTTATCGGGCGATTGACCAGAGTACAACGAATAGTATGATGATTTTGCGGATGATTTCGGAGGAGTCGCGTTGGTATACGGTGAATGAATTGAGTGAGCGCTTAGATATGATTCCGCGGACGGTTCAACGCTATTTGGTGGATTTATTGGAGAAAGTGGATGGCTATCAGGATGATAAAATTCAGTTGCATACGGCTAAGAATAAGGGCGTATTCCTTGAAATAACAGCTGGTGCGGATGTTGTTGGTTTTGAATTGTATCTTTTAGAGGATAACGTGACGTTTATGTTGATGAAAGCTGTTTTTTTCGAGGAATTTACGTCGGTGAAGAGATTTGCGATGGATAATTTTTTGAGTGAGACGACGGTTCGGCGGACGTTGAAAACTTTTCAGGAATTGCTGGAACCGTATGGGATTTCTTTGAAGCGCGAAACGTATGAGCTGGTGGGGACGGAGACGCAGATCAGGATGTTTGCTTATAGTGTGTTTTGGCGGATTTATCGGGGGGCGTTGTGGCCGTTTGATATTGTGGATCAGGAAACGATTGAAGACGCGACGGAGCGGGTGAGTACAAGTTTGCGGTTGAACTTGACGCATGTGCAGAAGAATCAGATTGGTTATATTTTGGCGATAAATATCATTCGAATCCGCAAAAGGCATACGGTGGACATGAATCCGAATTGGAAAAACTATCTGGATTTGGATAATGATTTCAAAAGGTTGAACAAAATGAAAGCCGTTTTTGAGTCGCTGAATATTCAAAAGGAGGGCGAGATTTATTTTTTCTATTTGTTGATGGAGACGCGTCCAAAACTTTATGAAAATAGTGAGCTGGCGCAGCGAATTATGGCACCTCATCAGAAAAATGAATCGGATATTTATTTGGCGACGGAAGCTCTGATGCGGGATTTCTCGTCAGAAATTATAGATATACCGGAGAAAAAGAAAGAAACCTTCTTCAACAACAGTTTTTGTGCGCATCTTTTCTGTACTTTGTTTAAGCGTTTTTCAGTGGATATTAATGGATATGAGTATTTACATCGGGTGGCGGAATATTATCCGAACTTGTTTGGAAAGTTGGATGAATTGTTGGATAAGTTGTATGAGGAGACCCAGAACGAGTTATTTTTGGAGAAGCAGTTTTTATTGACGAGGTATGCTTTGTTATTTTCTTCTATTAAACCGCTGACGTATTTTGAGGAGCAGGTTCAGATTGTTTTGGATACGGATTTGCCGAAATTGGCGGAGAATAATTTGCGTCACCAGATTGATGATACGTTGAAATATCGTTATAAGGTTCATTTTTTGAATAAGAATAGTGCGCATCAAGCGGATGTGATTTTGACAACTATTTCGACGCCGATGATGATGGAGCAGTATCATCGCGGGAAGATACTTTATATTGGGCCAGAGCTGTCTGCTAGGGACTTCGCGAACATATCGAATATTGTGATTGAGACGATGGGGAATAAATGA
- the gadD1 gene encoding glutamate decarboxylase GadD1 codes for MFKTNVEQSNVPVFGSFESGQDLPDKRMNKESVDPRIAYQLVKDQLIDEGSARQNLATFCQTYMEPEAEQIMAETMEKNAIDKSEYPQTAKLESSCVNMLADLWNADESEHYMGTSTVGSSEACMLGGMAMKFRWRNAARKCGLDINARKPNLVISSGFQVCWEKFCVYWDIEMREVPMSEEHLSIDTDIVMDYVDEYTIGIVGILGITYTGKFDDIKTLNDLVEDYNHTHDNEVVIHIDGASGAMFTPFVDPDLEWDFRLPNVVSINTSGHKYGLVYPGVGWILWRDKEYLPEELVFDVSYLGGHMPTMAINFSRSASQIIGQYYNFLRFGYDGYRQIHMRTRDGALQLSQAVADAGLFEIYNDGDNLPIVCYKLKDDADVEWTLYDLADRLQMKGWQVPAYPLPKEMGNTIIQRYVCRGDLGQNMVTAFKNDLSESIKELNNAHILYHDVNTSKTHGFTH; via the coding sequence ATGTTTAAAACAAATGTAGAGCAAAGTAATGTACCGGTGTTTGGATCTTTTGAGTCAGGTCAAGATTTACCAGATAAACGCATGAATAAGGAATCAGTGGACCCGCGAATCGCTTATCAACTTGTGAAGGATCAGCTGATTGATGAGGGTTCTGCGAGACAAAACTTGGCTACTTTCTGCCAAACGTATATGGAGCCGGAAGCGGAGCAAATCATGGCGGAAACGATGGAGAAAAATGCGATTGATAAGTCGGAATATCCGCAGACGGCAAAGCTTGAGTCGAGTTGTGTGAACATGTTGGCGGATCTTTGGAACGCGGATGAGTCGGAGCATTACATGGGAACGTCGACGGTTGGTTCAAGTGAGGCTTGTATGCTTGGTGGTATGGCGATGAAATTCAGATGGCGCAACGCTGCACGTAAATGCGGTCTAGATATTAATGCGAGAAAGCCAAATTTGGTTATTTCCTCCGGATTCCAAGTTTGCTGGGAGAAGTTCTGTGTCTACTGGGATATCGAAATGCGTGAGGTTCCGATGAGCGAGGAGCATTTGAGTATCGACACGGATATCGTGATGGATTATGTGGATGAGTACACGATTGGAATTGTTGGGATTCTAGGCATCACCTATACTGGGAAATTTGATGATATCAAAACGCTGAATGATCTTGTGGAAGACTACAATCACACGCATGACAATGAAGTCGTGATTCACATTGATGGCGCGAGTGGCGCGATGTTCACGCCGTTTGTTGATCCGGATTTGGAGTGGGATTTCCGTTTACCAAATGTTGTTTCGATTAATACATCGGGACACAAATACGGTCTCGTTTACCCAGGCGTTGGTTGGATTTTATGGCGTGACAAGGAATATTTGCCAGAGGAATTGGTGTTTGATGTGAGTTATCTCGGTGGACACATGCCGACGATGGCAATCAATTTTTCACGGAGTGCTAGTCAGATTATCGGTCAATATTACAACTTCCTTCGCTTCGGTTACGACGGTTATCGTCAAATCCACATGCGCACAAGAGATGGCGCTTTGCAGTTATCGCAAGCAGTTGCCGACGCAGGGTTGTTCGAAATTTACAACGACGGCGACAATTTACCGATTGTTTGCTACAAACTAAAAGACGATGCAGATGTGGAGTGGACGCTTTACGACTTGGCGGATCGCTTGCAAATGAAAGGCTGGCAGGTTCCGGCGTATCCACTTCCAAAAGAAATGGGTAACACGATTATTCAGCGCTACGTTTGCCGCGGCGACTTAGGTCAAAACATGGTCACAGCTTTCAAAAATGACCTGAGCGAAAGTATCAAAGAATTAAACAACGCACATATTTTATACCACGATGTCAATACGTCAAAAACGCATGGCTTCACACATTAA
- a CDS encoding YhgE/Pip domain-containing protein has protein sequence MNMVKNEWKKLFRNKVLLISFIAILFIPIMYASFFLKSVWDPYGKASHLPVAVVNLDETVDFQGQKMDVGDQLVAKLKKDDSLDWRFVSKEEAQQGMKDLKYYMIVTLPKDFSKNATTLLDKDPKKMEIGYETNGSLNFIGEEVTKMAIEDLKAQVSTSVTKGYAETIYGQVGKLGNGIEQAANGAGEIATGSGKLEAGNDKITANLNKLASSTLTFEDGADTLNVGLNEYIDGVEKANNGATQLDAGTKKLSSSVGPLTNGVAALDAGANQLSSGVGQYTSGVNELNKGTNTALAGSSSLTQGLTDLNGQIPNLQKGAGELQTGLEKLNTGSAQLKSGLEELNTNLSSPTSKSQIAELQSGLNQFKTGLTELNQQVNNTTLTSIVNKGNAMEPTINRIEERLAALEALTSGTHHDQILAKIEGSALTPEEKAILVNDITPILTDQAQKQNEVIQLMHKDLEELSQLIADIPDSVGEIEALQSGVSQLNNGFNGNPGIYSGTNALIGSMSDIQKAVGSANDQNTLLGGATALNNGIADATTGAKELNAKVPALASGVNQLTDGSQALNSGLKKINDGTSELGSKSSALNNGATKLAGGMNTFSGQLPALTNGVNALNNGAAQLADGTNQLVANAPKLQNGAAALSNGAGEIHNGSAQLAAGSGQLGSGINTLNTGATELSTQLAAGSQQLGQLHPTDKNFEMFASPDKVNHKNYSTVPNYGAALAPYVMSLALYVGALVFNFVFPIRKISMRGQTSTAWWASKASVGAVVAIVMALIQATVMLVLGLHVDSLIEFYAMAMTTSLAYMFIIMFLAMTFDNPGRFVAMILLIVQLGGAGGTFPMPLTNGFFNAIHPFLPMTYSIYGFRQAITGGIGMNVYLQSIFVLLGIFAVFAVLLWFGMKQLQKKHLEGISQLDNNQELQALED, from the coding sequence CAAGTCATTTGCCAGTAGCTGTTGTGAACTTGGATGAGACGGTGGATTTTCAGGGACAGAAGATGGATGTCGGCGATCAACTGGTCGCTAAACTGAAAAAAGATGATTCGCTTGACTGGCGCTTTGTTTCAAAAGAAGAGGCGCAGCAAGGAATGAAGGATTTGAAGTACTACATGATCGTGACGTTGCCAAAGGATTTCTCGAAAAACGCAACGACACTTCTAGATAAAGACCCGAAGAAAATGGAGATTGGTTATGAAACGAATGGATCACTTAATTTTATCGGGGAAGAAGTAACGAAGATGGCGATTGAGGATTTGAAGGCGCAAGTGAGCACGAGTGTAACGAAAGGTTACGCAGAAACGATTTATGGACAGGTTGGTAAACTTGGGAATGGTATCGAACAAGCGGCAAACGGTGCTGGCGAAATTGCGACAGGTAGTGGAAAACTAGAAGCTGGTAATGATAAAATAACGGCAAATCTGAATAAACTAGCTAGTAGTACGTTGACGTTTGAAGATGGCGCAGATACGCTGAATGTTGGATTAAATGAGTATATCGATGGTGTTGAAAAAGCAAATAACGGCGCAACGCAACTGGATGCTGGTACGAAGAAGCTTTCTTCAAGCGTTGGTCCATTAACGAACGGTGTTGCGGCACTTGACGCTGGTGCGAATCAACTATCAAGTGGTGTTGGTCAATATACTTCTGGTGTGAACGAGTTAAATAAAGGCACGAATACTGCTCTTGCTGGTTCATCTAGCTTAACGCAAGGTTTAACTGATCTAAATGGCCAAATCCCGAATTTACAAAAAGGTGCTGGTGAACTACAAACTGGTCTAGAAAAACTGAACACGGGAAGCGCGCAACTGAAATCTGGATTGGAAGAGCTAAACACGAATCTTTCAAGCCCAACGAGCAAGTCACAAATCGCGGAATTACAAAGTGGTTTGAATCAATTTAAAACAGGACTTACGGAATTAAATCAGCAAGTAAACAACACGACATTGACGAGCATTGTTAATAAAGGAAACGCGATGGAGCCAACGATCAATAGAATAGAAGAACGTTTGGCGGCATTGGAAGCTTTAACGAGTGGTACGCATCACGACCAAATTCTTGCAAAAATTGAAGGTTCAGCCTTAACTCCAGAAGAAAAAGCGATTTTAGTTAACGATATTACGCCAATTTTGACTGATCAAGCGCAAAAGCAAAACGAAGTGATTCAACTGATGCACAAAGATTTAGAAGAATTGAGTCAATTAATTGCGGATATTCCGGATAGTGTTGGCGAAATCGAAGCGCTACAATCTGGTGTGAGCCAATTGAACAATGGTTTCAACGGCAATCCTGGAATTTATAGCGGGACGAATGCTCTTATCGGTTCGATGTCTGATATTCAAAAAGCAGTCGGTAGTGCGAACGATCAGAATACACTACTTGGCGGCGCGACGGCACTGAACAACGGTATTGCAGACGCGACAACTGGTGCGAAAGAATTGAACGCAAAAGTACCGGCTCTAGCAAGCGGTGTGAATCAATTAACAGACGGAAGCCAAGCGCTAAACAGTGGCTTGAAGAAAATCAATGATGGTACATCTGAATTAGGTAGTAAATCGTCAGCTCTAAATAATGGTGCAACAAAACTTGCTGGTGGCATGAATACTTTCTCTGGCCAATTACCAGCTTTGACAAACGGTGTAAATGCGTTAAATAACGGCGCGGCACAACTTGCAGATGGTACGAATCAACTAGTAGCCAACGCTCCAAAACTACAAAATGGCGCAGCAGCACTAAGTAACGGCGCAGGAGAAATTCACAACGGATCAGCACAGTTAGCAGCAGGTTCGGGACAACTTGGATCAGGAATCAACACACTAAATACAGGCGCAACAGAACTTTCGACACAATTAGCAGCTGGAAGTCAACAACTTGGTCAATTACACCCGACAGATAAGAATTTTGAAATGTTCGCAAGCCCAGATAAAGTTAATCACAAAAATTATAGTACAGTTCCAAATTATGGCGCAGCTTTAGCACCATATGTCATGTCACTAGCACTATATGTTGGTGCTCTAGTATTCAACTTTGTATTCCCTATCAGAAAAATCTCGATGCGTGGTCAAACAAGCACAGCATGGTGGGCAAGTAAAGCATCGGTTGGCGCAGTTGTCGCAATCGTGATGGCACTTATCCAAGCAACAGTGATGCTGGTACTCGGATTACATGTAGATTCTCTGATCGAATTTTATGCCATGGCAATGACGACTTCACTCGCTTACATGTTCATCATTATGTTCCTAGCGATGACATTCGATAATCCAGGTCGCTTTGTAGCAATGATTCTACTGATCGTACAACTTGGCGGTGCAGGCGGAACATTCCCAATGCCACTAACAAACGGATTCTTCAACGCCATCCACCCATTCTTGCCAATGACTTACTCTATCTATGGGTTCAGACAAGCAATCACAGGTGGAATCGGCATGAACGTTTACTTGCAAAGTATCTTCGTTCTTCTAGGAATCTTCGCAGTATTCGCAGTGTTACTATGGTTCGGTATGAAACAATTGCAAAAGAAACATCTTGAAGGCATATCTCAATTAGATAATAATCAAGAATTACAAGCTTTAGAAGATTAA